From the genome of Papaver somniferum cultivar HN1 chromosome 2, ASM357369v1, whole genome shotgun sequence, one region includes:
- the LOC113350556 gene encoding chaperonin CPN60-like 2, mitochondrial, with protein sequence MYRLASKVASSISSSSSKKLVGSRVLLSRNYAAKDINFGVSARAAMLQGVTQVANAVKVTMGPKGRNVIIESSFGAPKVTKDGVTVAKSISFQDKAKNLGASLVKQVATATNTTAGDGTTCATVLTQAILTEGCKSVAAGVNVMDLRHGINMAVNAVIADLKSKALMISTPEEIAQVGTISANGEREIGEMLARAMEKVGKEGVITVADGNTMENELEIVEGMKLGRGFISPYFITDEKTQKCEMDHPLILIHDKKISDMTSLVKILEMAVTKNRPLLIVAEDVESEALTMLILNKHRAGVKVCAIKSPGFGENRRANLEDLAVLTGGKLITEDQGLKLDKVHIGMLGTAKKVTVSLDDTIILHGGGDKKLIEERCEQLRTSLENSSSMFDKEKAQERLSKLSGGVAVFKVGGASEAEVGERKDRVTDALNATKAAVEEGILPGGGVALLYSSRVLDNLQTVNNDQKRGVEIIQNALKAPTFTISENAGVNGAVVIGKLLDQDNVNLGYDAAKGVYVNMVEAGIIDPLKVIRTALVDAASVSLLLTTTEASVVESADAKSSTPSRMPQMGDY encoded by the exons ATGTACCGATTAGCTTCAAAAGTTGCTTCATCAATCAG TTCTTCTTCCTCAAAGAAACTG GTTGGTAGTAGAGTTCTGCTGAGCAGAAATTATGCAGCCAAGGATATTAATTTTGGGGTTAGTGCTAGGGCAGCGATGCTACAGGGTGTTACTCAGGTTGCTAATGCTGTGAAGGTCACTATGGGGCCTAAG GGTCGTAATGTGATTATAGAGAGCAGTTTTGGTGCTCCAAAGGTTACTAAGGATGGAGTGACTGTTGCCAAAAGCATCAGTTTTCAGGACAAGGCTAAGAATCTTGGCGCATCTCTTGTAAAGCAGGTTGCCACTGCTACAAATACGACTGCAGGGGATG GTACGACTTGTGCAACTGTTCTTACACAGGCAATTCTCACCGAAGGCTGCAAATCAGTGGCTGCTGGTGTCAATGTTATGGACCTACGCCATGGCATCAATATGGCAGTCAATGCTGTTATTGCTGACTTGAAAAGCAAAGCATTGATGATCAGCACACCAGAAGAAATTGCCCAG GTGGGTACCATTTCCGCAAATGGTGAAAGGGAGATTGGGGAGATGTTAGCAAGAGCAATGGAGAAAGTTGGAAAGGAAGGAGTTATCACCGTTGCT GATGGTAATACTATGGAAAATGAATTGGAAATTGTGGAAGGAATGAAACTAGGGAGAGGATTCATCTCGCCTTATTTTATTACCGATgagaagacacaaaaatgt GAAATGGATCATCCTCTGATTCTTATTCATGACAAGAAGATATCTGACATGACCTCGCTTGTCAAAATACTGGAGATGGCTGTTACG AAAAACAGACCCCTTCTGATTGTGGCTGAGGATGTCGAAAGTGAGGCTTTGACGATGTTAATACTCAACAAGCATCGTGCTGGAGTTAAG GTTTGCGCCATCAAATCTCCTGGTTTTGGTGAAAATCGTAGAGCAAACTTGGAAGATCTTGCAGTTCTCACAGGAGGCAAG CTTATCACAGAAGATCAGGGTTTAAAACTTGACAAAGTACATATTGGAATGCTTGGTACTGCAAAAAAG GTCACCGTTTCCCTTGACGACACCATTATTCTACATGGTGGTGGCGACAAGAAACTTATTGAAGAAAGATGCGAGCAG CTTAGGACATCGCTGGAGAATAGCAGCTCCATGTTTGACAAGGAGAAGGCACAAGAGCGGTTGTCAAAGCTGTCAGGAGGTGTTGCTGTCTTCAAGGTTGGAGGAGCTAGCGAAGCAGAAGTCGGAGAGAGAAAAGACAGGGTCACAGATGCTCTGAATGCTACAAAAGCTGCCGTGGAAGAGGGTATTCTTCCAG GTGGTGGTGTCGCTCTTTTGTACTCTTCTAGAGTGTTGGATAACCTTCAAACTGTAAACAACGACCAAAAAAGAGGTGTGGAGATAATCCAGAATGCATTGAAG GCACCTACATTTACAATATCTGAAAATGCTGGTGTTAACGGTGCCGTAGTTATTGGCAAACTATTGGATCAAGACAATGTCAATCTAGGTTACGATGCTGCCAAGG GTGTGTATGTCAATATGGTGGAGGCCGGAATTATTGATCCTCTCAAAGTTATCAGAACAGCCTTAGTAGATGCTGCCAG TGTGTCGCTACTATTGACAACAACAGAAGCGTCAGTTGTAGAGAGTGCTGATGCGAAAAGCTCAACGCCAAGTCGAATGCCACAAATGGGTGACTACTAA